In Sulfurovum xiamenensis, a genomic segment contains:
- a CDS encoding NAD-dependent epimerase/dehydratase family protein: protein MKTVLVTGAGGYIGSVLVPKLLSKGYKVKALDRFFFGKDKLEENSHLTLIQEDSRRLREEVFANVDFVIDLVAISNDPSGELLEEATWQTNHVSRVRTATLAKNAGVKRYILPSSCSIYGFQDQQVDETASTNPLTVYAKANEKAEKGVFALSDDDFCVTVMRQSTVFGYSPRMRLDLAINGMVYGAWKTKKLPLMRDGSQYRPMVHVQDTTDVMCLLLEADTSKINKQLFNIGSAENNYQLGPLAEKIANTVSELMGEKVDIEWYGDPDHRSYSVSFDKVENALGWKAAWNAEKGTKEIVEKLESGELEKTTQTITLEWYKDLIKWHKIIKNAEMYGGILDI, encoded by the coding sequence ATGAAAACAGTATTAGTAACAGGAGCGGGTGGATATATAGGTTCGGTTTTGGTCCCTAAATTACTTTCAAAAGGGTATAAGGTCAAAGCACTCGATCGTTTTTTCTTCGGAAAAGATAAATTGGAAGAAAATAGTCATTTAACATTGATTCAAGAGGACAGCCGTAGACTTCGAGAAGAAGTTTTTGCAAATGTAGATTTTGTGATCGATCTGGTAGCTATTTCAAATGACCCTAGTGGTGAATTACTTGAAGAAGCAACTTGGCAAACAAATCATGTCAGTCGCGTGAGAACTGCTACCCTTGCTAAAAATGCAGGTGTTAAACGCTATATTCTTCCATCTAGTTGCAGTATTTATGGCTTTCAGGATCAGCAGGTAGATGAAACAGCTTCAACGAATCCTTTGACTGTATATGCTAAAGCAAATGAAAAGGCTGAAAAAGGTGTATTCGCACTCTCAGATGATGATTTCTGTGTGACTGTTATGAGACAGTCGACAGTTTTTGGATATAGTCCTAGAATGAGATTGGATCTTGCAATCAATGGAATGGTTTACGGTGCATGGAAAACTAAGAAACTACCACTCATGAGGGATGGTAGTCAATATAGACCTATGGTACATGTACAAGATACAACAGATGTTATGTGCCTTCTTTTGGAAGCTGACACATCTAAAATAAATAAACAACTTTTCAATATTGGTAGTGCAGAGAACAATTATCAACTTGGACCACTTGCAGAAAAGATAGCCAATACGGTTTCCGAACTTATGGGTGAAAAAGTTGATATAGAATGGTATGGAGACCCAGATCATAGAAGTTATTCTGTAAGTTTTGATAAGGTAGAAAATGCATTGGGATGGAAAGCTGCGTGGAATGCTGAAAAAGGTACAAAAGAGATCGTTGAAAAACTTGAAAGTGGTGAATTAGAAAAGACTACACAGACGATTACTTTGGAGTGGTATAAAGATCTCATTAAATGGCATAAAATCATTAAAAATGCAGAAATGTATGGTGGTATATTAGATATTTGA
- the rfbC gene encoding dTDP-4-dehydrorhamnose 3,5-epimerase, translating to MKVIETALEGVVILEPKVFGDDRGFFTERYSKKSMEENGLFFDFVQDNHSLSVYAGTLRGLHFQTAPKAQTKIVSIITGAILDVVVDVRKGSPTYGHHIKALITADNHRKIVVPKGFAHGALALVPNTHQLYMVDEFYSPEHDRAIRWDDPELNIDWGWGDPILSDKDKEASFLSDVDNNFIYGENI from the coding sequence ATGAAAGTGATTGAAACAGCTTTGGAAGGTGTTGTCATTCTCGAACCAAAAGTTTTTGGCGATGATCGTGGTTTTTTTACCGAAAGATATTCAAAAAAATCTATGGAAGAAAACGGACTTTTCTTTGATTTTGTGCAGGATAATCACTCTTTGAGTGTATATGCAGGAACATTGAGAGGATTACATTTTCAAACTGCTCCTAAAGCACAAACGAAGATCGTGAGTATCATAACAGGTGCTATTTTAGATGTTGTAGTTGATGTCAGAAAAGGCAGTCCTACTTATGGCCATCATATCAAAGCATTAATTACTGCTGATAATCATAGAAAAATTGTGGTTCCAAAGGGTTTCGCCCATGGTGCATTGGCATTGGTTCCCAATACACATCAACTTTATATGGTTGATGAGTTCTATTCACCTGAACATGATAGGGCAATTCGTTGGGATGATCCAGAACTGAATATTGACTGGGGCTGGGGTGACCCCATTTTGTCGGATAAAGATAAGGAAGCATCTTTTTTAAGTGATGTGGATAACAATTTTATTTATGGAGAAAATATATGA